The genomic DNA GTACTAAAGTGGCTACCAAAGTGCTTAAAGACGATGATAGGGTAGTGGTGGATGCTAGTAGAGGCGAGATTAAAAAGATTAATTAAATATATGAAGTATCAGTTATTACATCAAGAAACTTCTGTTACACCTCTAACTTTGGGTATGAATCACCGGGGATTTCATCATCGCCTGCATACGAAATATACTAGACCTTTTTATTTTAAAGATAGCGTAATTGTTTATAAAAATTATAAGGTTGATTGGTATGGTGATATAGATAATTTTTGTGAACTGGGTCAAAAAGTTATTGATAATGTTAAAAAAGACAAAACATTTAGCAAGCGTTTGTTATTAGATGTGGTTAAGATTGGACAAGAGTTAGATGAATTGGATAGCATAATAATTAGTGAAAATTTTGCACGATTGACAAAACTAAATTTGCTAAATCAATTTAAAAAATTATTTAAATTGTCTTATGATATTTGTGATTTGGGTGCAGTAGCAGTTTATCCTGATTTAAGACATTATAAATTATCAACATTACTTAAGAATATTATTAAGGAAAAAATAGTTAAATACAATTTACCTAGAAAAACTAATGACTACTTTTCAATATTAATTACACCTACAATTACTGGTTTGGTGCAGCGGGAAAAGAATGTCATACAAGAATTAGCAATTGAAATTCAGAGAGATAAAGCGCTAAAAAATGATTGGCTTAGGTTGAAAGCTAAAGACGTTTTAAAGAAACAAGCAGGCCACCTGCACAAAACTATTGATAGTTTATATAAATTATATAGTAATTATCGATGGTCAGCTTTTGGGCAATTAGGGCCAAGTAAAACATTGGATGATTATATCGTTGACATAAAAAGCGAAATAAAAAATCCAATTTTAAAAAAACAAATATTAGAAGCTAAAAAACATTTAAATCAGATATTTAAACTTCAAAATTTATATTATAAAGAACTTCGTTTGACTAAAGTAGAAATTAACCTGTTTAAAGCGGCTCGAGATTTTAGTGAAAACAAGGTTTATAGATTTGATATTTTACTTAAAACTTGGTTAGCACTTGATTTGCTTTTGAGAGAAATTGCCAACAGAACAAAATATACGGTTAATGATTTAAGATTTATGTCTCCAGAGGAGATTGTTAGTTTATTAACTGGTCGGAAAATAATTCCAATTAGTATAATTAAAAATAGGCAAAAATTTTGTTTGACACTTATTAAGAATAATTCAATTATCCATTTAACAGGGGAGCAAGCCAAATCATACCTACGCCATAATATAGAAGCGGAAAATATTCAAAATAACATTAAGACATTGCATGGTAGTGTGGCTTATATGGGTCGGGTTAGCGGACGAGTAAAAATAGTTAATAGTCCTAAGGATATTAGTAAGGTTAAAAAAGGAGATATTTTAGTTTCTACTCAGACAAATCCAGATTTATTGCCGGCCATGCGAAAAGCTGGAGCTTTTGTAACTGATGTAGGTGGTATAACCTCCCATGCTGCTATTGTGGCTAGGGAATTAAAGAAACCTTGTATAATAGGTACAAAGATTGCTAGTAAAATATTTAAAGATGGTGATAGAGTAGATGTAGATGCTATTAAAGGTAATGTAACATTAATTAAATAAATATGATTAAGCTTATTATTTTTGATTTGTATGGTCTTATATTAAGTTCGGGTTATCCAGATACTTCCAAATATCTGGCTAAGAAGTTTGGTGGAGATTGGCGGGATTATCAGGCCATAATATATAAAAAGTATTTTAACCAGGCGGCGGTACGACAAATAACTCAAAAACAGGCTTGGGTTTTGGCGGCTAAAGAATTAAAGTTACCGATTTCTTGGCAGGAGTTAAGAAAAATACATTATAAACTAATGACCTTGGATAAGCGGTTGGTTAAGTTAGATAAGGAATTAAACAAAAAAGGTTATATTACTTTAGTGCTTTCCAAGAATACCCGTAGTCAATTGGCCGATAACTGTAAGCGTTTTGGAATTAAAAAAATATTTAAAAATGTGATTAATACTTGGGAACTTAATTTACCTAAAGCCAGTAAAAAAACATTGGCCTTGGTTTTAAAGCGTTTTAAGGTTAAGCCGGAAGAGGTTATTTATGCGGATGATCAAAAGGCTAATTTAGTAGACGCTAAAGAAATGGGCATTAAAACAATTTTTGTTAAGAATTATCAGCAGTTTAAAAAAGAATTGGATGGTTATCTTTCTTATGATAAATAAATTTAAAGAAAAAGGTTGGCGTTTAATGTCTCAACGACAAAGGTTAAGCCCTTTCCCTAACTATATGTCTATGGAAGCTATGACGGGTTTAGTTAAGGAGTATGTTGGTGAAAATATAGATTGGCTGGTTTTATTTTTTGAAGACAGGATAATGAATGGGTTTAGTCCGTCTAAATCTTTTTTTGCTTCAGCTAATGATATTGTGAATAGGCTGGAGAATAATCCTGGTATTTATGCTGATTTAATTAAAAAGCAGAATTATTGGGGAAAAAAATTGGTTAAACACGCTAAATTGAGTTTTAATAAAGTAGATAGTACAAGTACGGCTCGAGATTTGTATAATTTTTGGATGAATTTTGAACGTATTTATAAACAGGTTTATGCTACTTATGGATCAGTTTGGATGATAGAGGATGTTTTTAATAATCGTTTATTACAGATAGTTAAAGAAAGGATTAGTAATGAAGTAAAATCTGTGGAGTTGCTTAATCTTTTGACATTACAACCAAAAGCTATGGTAGCGAGATTGGAAAAACAGGCTTTGTTAGAAGTGGCTGTTAAAATAGGTATTCGTTCTGGTTGGCGGCAGCAAGTTTTAAAAGGCAATTTTAAATCATTTGATAAAGGTTTAGTTGCTTTGATAGTTAAACACGAACGTGATTATTTTTGGGTAACTAGGGATTATGAGGATCCTATTTTGGACAAAGAAAGGATTATCAGCAAACTAAAAGACGTTTTACGAGAGAATTATAAAACTAACTTATTAGCCATGAAAAAAGAGTTGGTTAAATGGCGACAGCAGCAAGATTTTTTGACAAAGAAATTGCAATTGACTAATAAGGAAAAAAAGTTATTCTCGGCTATGCAGGATGTAGCTTACTTGAAGGAATTACGTAAGCATTATGTTTCAGAATCTTTATATTATTTTGATAGGGTCTTATTGGAAATCGGCCGCCGTAGTTGTTTAAGTATTAAACAAGTTAGATTTTTAAAAACAGAAGACTTAAGCAGTGTTTTATTTAGTAAAAAAGATTTTAGTAAAACAATTAATGATAGAATAAAATTATCTGTTTGGATAAGTCATCAAGGTAAAACAAAAGTAATAACTGGTAAAAAGGCTGAAATTTTAAAGAAAAAATTTATTCAAAAACCAAAAAATCTTTTGGAATTTATAGGTACCCCGGTGAGTCCTGGCAAAGCCCGTGGTCCAGTTAAAATAGTATTGAATCCAGATGAGTGTTCTAAGGTTAAAAAAGGGGATATTATCGTTAGTATTCAAGTCGTGCCTAGTTTTTCAGCAGCCATTCAACGAGCGGCTGGTTTAATTTGCGATGGTGGACATGGCATTACTACTCATCCTGCTATTTTAGCTAGAGAAGCTAAAATTCCAGCAATTATTCAAACTAGGTTTGCTCGAGAAGTTTTAAAAGATGGTGATATAGTGGAGGTTGATGGTTATAAAGGTATGGCAAGAAAAATAAAATAAACCCTCTTTAAGAGGGTTTATTTTATTAATAGCAGTTGTTAACTAAATTTCAGTTGCTATTTTTTCTATATTTTTACCTACGGGCTTAGCTTTTTTCTTATTTTGTCCATAAAAATCCAGCCTCACCCCTTCGGCATTTTCCACTTCGCCAACTTTTTCTAAAGGAATATTTAATTCATCAGCTACTATTAAGGAAGTCATTGAAGCGTGGCTATTGGCAATGTAAACTATTCTTTTTTCTTGACCTTTGTTAGACAACCAATCAGCTATTTTTTCCACTTTAGCCATATCAATATTTTTTCTTTTTAACATTTGGCTTTTAGTTTCAACTGCTGTAGGAATTTCATCATCTGGTGTTAAAGCCCAAGCCACAATTTCATCTTTGGCTCCTAATTTTTCTTGGTAAGAAGTATCTCCCAATTTTTTTCTAAAATCTGGCTCATGTTCAATACCTTGAATACCTTTTAATCTTTTTTCTACACCCGGCCCAGCTTCGGTTGGTATATTTTCTCCTTTCCATTCATAGGCGCTCTTTGGTAAGTCTATTTGGTCAGGCCTAGCGCCCAGTTCAATTAAAGTATCATTCATTACCCAGTCTTGCTCGCAAGTGCGATCAGTTTTTGAATCACGAATAAATAACTTTATTTTATCTAAGGATTTTTGTAAAACTTCGGCATAGGCTTGTTTGTTGTTCCAATCTTTAAAATCCGATTGTTCGTCGCTTATAATCTGTTTGGCAATATTAGTAATGGTTTCTTTTACTTGTTCACGACCCTTATCAGTTAAACCTCGTTTGGGATTAGTTTTATCTTTACCAGATTCGCCGTGACGGATAAGATAAACAGTTATATTTGGTTGTTCTTTTAATACTTCTTTGGATTCTGTAAATAATTGTTTTTCATTCATATAGTTTGATGAGTATTAACTAAGTACTTAAATATTAGCACATTTTAGTAAAAAAATAGAAGGTTCCAATGTTTTGGAACCTTCGAAGGATTGTTTGTAAATTTAGTTATTTATTTTGTAAATATTTTTTCCAGATGTTTTACTTCATCCGGTAGACGAAATTCTTCAACAGATACCGGAACAGCAATTCCATTATTAACGTCGAAAGTGTATATAAGGCCTTCGCAAGTTGATAAGGGACCGCCAATTGAACCAACAGATATGTTTTGCGGATAAACTTCTTTTACATCGTATGTTAGAGCTTTAATTAAAGAGCCAACAGCTTCTACAGCTACTCCGTGGCGGCAGCAAAGTATATTTGTGTTTTCTGTGCATCCTGCGGCATAAGCTAACATAGCTTGTACCTGTTCTGAGGCTCGTTTAAACACATAATCGCGTATTTCGCCGGGTTGGGTTAGGAAAACATGTTCCACTGTCATAGAGTTTTCTTTTTCCAATTGTTTGGCAATTTTAATTAAATTTTTGGCGTTGGGGTCTGAACCGATGTCGTCAAAAATAAGATCGGTTTTTACATCAAAGCTATGTCCAAGAGTGTCAAGGATAATTCGGGCTAGTTTCCAAGCGCGGGGTTGAGGACTAGTAATAGCTTTTTGAAACTTCACGCCAGAAAATTTTAGAATAGAAGCAACTATGTAGCTCGTCATCAAGCCGTATAAAGTAGGATTTTGATCCTTCTTTATTTTGTCTTGAAGGGTAGCATTTTGATCTTCAGCTGCTTTTTGTCTTTCGTAGTGACGGAAATCATAAATTTTTACAGTTGCCATTAGTGCACCTTTTGTTTTTTTGTGGGTTTTTGTTTATTAAGTTTAAGATTCGTCTGACGACGCATTTTTTACACGCTTTCAGATGAATCTTAAACTTGTTTGTTAAGGTACTATAAAACAGTCTATAATAGCGCATTTTTGGGTTTTTGTCAATGGTAGCTTTTATTTTATGGCTAGGTTAAAATAAAAATAGATTAATATTTAAAAAGATTTTTATGAAAATAACTTTTAGTTTACCTTTTTCCAAAATTAGCAAAAAAGACGTTAGCTTAGCTGGTGGTAAGGGTGCTAGTTTAGGCGAAATGGCCAAGGCCGGCATTCCGGTGCCGCCGGGTTTTGTGGTACTGGCCACAGCTTTTAATAGGTTTTTACAGGAAACGGATTTAGAGCAAGATATTCAAGCCCAGCTTAATAAAGTTAATTATCACGATGTCAATTCGGTTGATAGATATTCTAATGTTATAAGGGCAATGATTACCAAAGCTAAAATGCCTAAAGATTTGCAAGAAGAAATAGTAAAAGAGTTTAAAAAATTAAAAGTTAAATATGTGGCAGTTCGTTCTTCAGCCACAGCCGAAGATTCTAGTTCAGCTTCGTGGGCGGGGGAGTTAGAAACTTATTTAAATACCACTGACAAGGATTTGTTAAAGAGAGTTAAGGACTGCTGGTCTTCGCTGTTTACACCACGGGCTATTTTTTATCGGCATGAAAAAAAATTGCATAAAGTTAAAGTGGCGGTGGCGGTGGTTGTGCAGGCCATGGTGCAGTCGGAAATTTCTGGCATTGCTTTTACAGTTCATCCTGTTACCAAAGATAAAAAACAAATGATTATTGAAGCTGGTTATGGTTTGGGGGAATCTATTGTTTCTGGACAAATAACTCCCGATGCTTATGTAGTCAGTAAAAAGGATTTATCTTTAATAGATATAAATATTGCTGAACAAACTAAAAAATTAATAGGTTTACCTGGTGGAGGAAATAAGTGGATGGGTTTGAATAAAAAAGACGGTAGTAAGCAAAAATTAACTGGCAAACAAATAATAGAATTATCTAAAATTTGTTTGCATATAGAAAAGCATTATAAATTTCCCTGTGATATAGAATGGGCTTTGGTAAAAAATAAATTTTATATAACCCAATCTAGACCTATTACCACTTTATAAATTCATATTACCATTCCACCCATTCGCGCGAATGGGGGATAGGTTAAAGTAATATATACCAATTTGGTAGGATTTATGCTATAATTGTAAAACCTATGTTTTTTCAACTATCTGCCAAGGCCGAATACGGCTTAATGATGCTGAAACATTTAGCCGCTCTTAAACCTAAGGAATTAGGTTGTTTAAGGTCTATTGCTAAGGAACAGAATTTACCTATTAAATTTTTGGAAAGGATTGCTTCGGATTTATTAAAAGCTGGTTTAGTAATTAGTCAGCCTGGTAGTGCCGGTGGTTATCGTCTTAAAAAATCGGCTAACCAAATAAAACTGTCTGAGATTCTAAGCGCTTTAGGTGAGGATGTTACCCCGACGGTGTGTAAACACGACGGCAATTGTTGTAAGCGTCAATCAGCTTGCCCTAATAAAACCGGTTGGTTAAAAGTACAAAAAGATTTAGCTAAAATAATCAATGCTTATAGATTAAGCGATCTAATTAATTAATTTTTTATTTTATGTTTACTTTACCCAATTTACCTTACAGTTATGATGCTCTAGGGCCCCATTTAGACAAACAAACTATGGAATTGCATCATACTAAGCATCATGCTACTTACGTGAACAAATTGAACGAAGCTTTGGCTAAAGCACCACAGTTGAAGGAAAAATCCATTGAGTGGTTACTAACTAATTTAAGTGAAGTGCCCGAAGATATTAGAACTGCGGTAGTTAATCACGGTGGCGGGCATTATAACCATAGTTTATTTTGGCAAATGATGTCACCGGATAAAGTAGAGCCACCTGTTGAATTAGTTTCTGTTATTAATAATAATTTTGGTTCTGTAGAAAAATTTCAAGAACAATTTAATCAAGCGGCTGTTAGTTTATTTGGTAGCGGTTGGGTTTGGTTGGTAAAAAAAGCCGATAATAATTTGGCGATAACAACCACCTTTAATCAAGGCAGCCCGCTTAGTCAGGGTTTGCAGCCGTTATTGGGTTTGGATGTTTGGGAGCATGCTTATTATTTGAAGTGGCAAAATAAACGGGCTGATTATGTGGCCACTTGGTGGCAGGTAGTTAATTGGCCAGTGGTGGCTAAGAATTTGCTTAGTTAAATAGGCAATGTCCTTGTTAAGAATTAGCCGTTTAAGTTTAACGGTTGAGACTAAGCCGATATTAAAAGATTTTAATTTAACTATTAACAAAGGTCAGGTACAAGCTTTGGTTGGGCCTAACGGTTCTGGTAAAAGCAGTTTGGCTGCTTTGTTAATGGGTCAGCCGGCTTATCAGTTAACTTACGGCCAACTATTTTTTAATGGAAAAAATTTATTAAACTTAAAACCAGCCGAACGCTCTAAGGCTGGTTTGTTTGTGGCTTGGCAAAATCCCATTAGAGTGTCTGGTTTAAACGTGGAGGAATTTTTAATAAAACTTTTTAGGATGCATTCGTCAGCTAGTCAAAGAAGTTGGCCGATAATTAAAGTTAGGCAGCAGATTATTAAACAAGCGCGCCGGTTTAAAGCTGTGGATTTGTTGGCCCGTGATTTAAACGACGGTTTGTCTGGTGGCGAACAGAAACGTTTAGAAGCTTTACAAATGGCTGTTATTAAGCCGAAGTTGGCGATTCTTGATGAAATAGACTCAGGTTTAGATATGGCTAGTCTTGGGGCTGTTAGCCGTTTAATTAGGGAGTTAAATAAGCAAGGCACGGCTTTTTTGATTATTTCCCATCATTGGCGCTTATTAAAAGAGGTTAAAGCCCAATCAATTAATGTTTTATTAAAGGGTAGTGTTGTGGCCAGTGGTGGCTTAGAGTTAATAAACACCTTAAACCGTCGGGGTTTTAAAGATTGGTTAAAGGAATAAATTATATGCCGGTTGTTGATAGGGATTTTGTAATTAAGCGCGGACAGTGGGTAGATAAAATAAAACCGTTAGAAAAAATAGGCCTTGGTTTGTCGGATAATATAATTAGGCAGATTTCTGGTTTTAAGCAGGAGCCTGATTGGATGCTCAAAAGGCGTTTGCAGGCTTTTAGAATTTTTAAACAAAAAAAATATCCTCAGTGGGGGCCGGATTTGTCTAAACTTAATTTTAATAAAATTTGTTATTATTCTCGAATTAATTACAGCAGCCAATCAACTTGGGCTAATATTCCCTCGCCAGTTAAAAAAACTTTTGAACGTTTGGGTGTGCCTAAATTAGAAGCGGCTGTTTTGGCTGGTAGCGGTTTGCAATATGATTCGGAAATAGTTTACCAAGCTTTGCAAGCTGATTTAAAAAAAATAGGCGTGATTTTTTTAAGTATGGAGCAAGGTTTAAGGCAATATCCTAAACTAGTAAAAAAGTATTTTGGGCAGGTGGTGCCGGCCAGGGATAATAAATTAGCCGCCTTAAACAGCGCTGTTTGGTCGGGCGGCAGTTTTATTTATGTGCCACCCGGTCTAAAAGTGTCTAAGCCGCTGCAGGCTTATTTTCGTTTAAATGCTCGTAATTTAGGCCAATTTGAGCGGACTTTAATAATCGCTGATAAAAATAGTGAATTGGAATATATTGAAGGATGCACGGCGCCTTATTTTAACGTGGATTCTTTACACGCCGCTGTGGTGGAGATTGTTGTGGAAGCGGGCGCTAAGGTTCGTTATACTACGGTTCAAAATTGGTCCACTAGTGTTTATAATTTGGTTACTAAACGCGCCTTGGTAAAAAGGAATGCTTATATGGAATGGTTAGATGGTAATTTTGGCAGTCGGGTAACTATGAAATATCCGTCTATAATTTTAAGTCAACCTGGTGCCAAGGGTAAAATTGTTTCTTTGGCTGTGGCTGGCAAGGGGCAGGTGATCGAAACCGGCGCTAAAGCTATTCATTTGGCGCCCTTAACCAGTTCACAAATTATTTCTAAATCTATTGCTTTGGCCAAGGGTCGTACTAATTATCGTGGTTTGTTAAAAATAACGCCAGCCGCCAACAATAGCCGGAGCAGTGTGTGCTGTGACGCTTTATTATTATCGCCCCAGGCGCGATCGGATTCTTACCCCAAGGTAGATGTTAAAAATCAAAAAGTTCACCTAGAGCACGAAGCTAGTGTAGCCCGTTTAAGTCAAGAGCAGTTGATTTATTTGCAAAGCCGAGGATTTTCCAAAAGTGAAGCTGTTAACTTGATTGTTAATGGTTTTGTGGCTCCGGTTCGTCAGGCTTTGCCAGCCGAATTCGCTATTGAGCTGGAAAAGCTTTTGGATTTGGAAATGGAAGAAGCGGTGGGTTAATTATTTTTTTTAGTTTATTTAATGGGTACTGTAAAACAAATAATCATTAATAAAAAGCAGATTAGGCATTTTGATTTGTCTAACTTTTTGCCAGATAAAATAGAATTTAAATTAGCGGCCGAAGCTGTGCTACGGTTAAATAATAGTTCGGCTTTTAGCTTTAAACATTTGCATTTTATTATTGGTTTAAGGGCCAGAGTAGATTTTGATTGTTTGTTTAAACAATTGGTTGGTAAAAGACAATATTATGTAACAGCTGATTTAATGGGCGCTTATAGTCAATTAAACGTTAATTTATTGCATAATGGCCAAGACCAATCAGAAGCTGATTATTTTTTAACAATAAATCATCAGGCGGCTAATAGTTTTTCCAAAATTACAATTCGTCGTTTATTGCAAGGTCGGGCCCGTTCAAATCTTTATGGTTTGGTAAAGGTTTGGCCACAAGCTAAAGCGGTGGATTCATTTTTATTAGATAAAACTTTGTTAATGGGTCGTAGGGCGCAGGTTGTATCCAAACCGGATTTAAAAATATTAAATAACCAAGCTGCTGTTTATCATGGAGTGACTGTTAGCCGTCCCGACCATAAAGAAATTGACTATTTGACCAGTCGAGGTTTTACCAACCGGCAGGCTCTTAATTTAGTCGTTCAAGGATTTATTAAAGGAAAAAATTAAAGCGTTTGCCTAAAAATATTTATCCTTATAGAATAACTAGGTATGGATTTACATAATATTCGTCAGCAGTTTCCTTTGTTTAATCAGCCAGCCAATAAGGATTTGGCTTATTTTGATAATGCCGCTTCAACACAAAAGCCAGAAGTTGTTTTAAAGGCTATGGATGAATTTTATCGTACAACTTACGCTAATGTTCATCGGGGTGTTTATAAAATAGCCGAACAAGCCACGGCTAAGTTTGAAGGTGTTCGGGCAGCTACGGCTGATTATTTAGGCGCTGCTTCAGCTAATAATATAGTTTTTACCCGTAATGCTACGTCAGCTTTGAATCTTTTAGCACAAAGTTATAGCCGTACTTTAAAACCAGGAGATGAGGTTGTATTAACCGAAATGGAGCACCATGCCAATTTAGTGCCTTGGCAACAGGCGGCCAAGCATAATGATTTAGTTCTTAAATTTTTACCAGTTAATCAAAACGGCCGTCTGGAATTAGATAAATTATCTGTTTTGATAAATAAAAAAACTAAAGTTGTTAGTTTAACAGCTATGTCCAATGTCTTGGGTACTATGCCGGAGCTTAAAGAAATAATTTCTTTAGCTAAGTCTGTGGGGGCGCGAGTAATAGTGGATGCTGCTCAGGCTTTACCGCATAAATATTTAAACGTTAAAGAATTGGATTGTGATGCTTTGGTTTTTACAGCCCATAAGTTTTTTGGACCTTCTGGTTTGGGTATTTTGTACGCCAGTCAGGAATTATTGGAGATTATGCCGCCGATTGAATACGGCGGGCATATGATAGCGGAAGTTAATTGGTATGATTCTACTTGGGCCGAGCCACCAACTAAATTTGAAGCTGGTACGCCACCGATTGCCGAAGTAATTGGTTGGGGCGAGGCTTTAAATTTTATTAAGCAGTTGGATTGGGTGGCTGTGGAAGCTTATGAAAAAAATTTAACAGAGTATGGTTTAAAATTATTAACTGCTTTACCAGGTTTAACAATTGTTGGACCAGAAGATAGTTTGGCGCGTGGTCCAGTATTTGCTTTTAGTTTAGATAAAGTTCACCCCCATGATTTAGGTAGTTGGTTGGATTCTTTAAATATTGCCGTGCGGTCCGGACATCATTGTACCCAGCCTTTGCATCGTAAATTCGGTTTATTAGCTACGACTCGAGCCAGTTTATCTATTTATAATACTCCAGCCGAGTTAGACAGATTGGCTGACGGTATTAAACAAGCTCAAAAAATGTTTACTTAATTTATGGATTTATATCAAGCGACTATTTTAGAACATTATAAAAACCCTCATAATCAGGGTGATTTACCTAAGGCTACCAATCGGGGTAGTGTTTCTAATCCGTTATGTGGTGATGCCATTTCTATGGCTTTTAAAATTGTTGATGATCAAGTGGAGGAAGTGGCTTGGCAGGGTGAGGGCTGTGTGTTAACTCAGGCCACAGCCTCAATATTATCCGAAAGCATTAAAGGCCAAAAAATAGCTGATTTAAAAAATATTAATCAGGAAGCTATTGTGAAAATGTTGGGTATTACTCCAGGTCCTAATAGGTTGGAATGCGCGCTGTTGCCCTTACGGGCTTTGCTTAAAGCTTTGGACTAGGTTTTTTATTAGCCAGTAAAAAACCGGCTAAGCCTAGGATTAAATGCCAAACATTTTCAGCCGGTTCTAAATGAAAAATGTCTCTAAAGTTGGGCCAGCTTAAGCCTAGTAAAAATAAAGCCCAGCCCATAAAGCCTAATATTTTAAGATAAGACGGTAAAGTTACTGAAGAGTTTTTACTATAGCTTAATTTAAGACCAACAGCGCCTAAAATTAAATAAATTAATCCTGGGAACATATCTAAATAAACCAGTTGCCCCAA from Patescibacteria group bacterium includes the following:
- a CDS encoding HAD hydrolase-like protein; translation: MIKLIIFDLYGLILSSGYPDTSKYLAKKFGGDWRDYQAIIYKKYFNQAAVRQITQKQAWVLAAKELKLPISWQELRKIHYKLMTLDKRLVKLDKELNKKGYITLVLSKNTRSQLADNCKRFGIKKIFKNVINTWELNLPKASKKTLALVLKRFKVKPEEVIYADDQKANLVDAKEMGIKTIFVKNYQQFKKELDGYLSYDK
- a CDS encoding histidine phosphatase family protein: MATVKIYDFRHYERQKAAEDQNATLQDKIKKDQNPTLYGLMTSYIVASILKFSGVKFQKAITSPQPRAWKLARIILDTLGHSFDVKTDLIFDDIGSDPNAKNLIKIAKQLEKENSMTVEHVFLTQPGEIRDYVFKRASEQVQAMLAYAAGCTENTNILCCRHGVAVEAVGSLIKALTYDVKEVYPQNISVGSIGGPLSTCEGLIYTFDVNNGIAVPVSVEEFRLPDEVKHLEKIFTK
- a CDS encoding Rrf2 family transcriptional regulator, encoding MFFQLSAKAEYGLMMLKHLAALKPKELGCLRSIAKEQNLPIKFLERIASDLLKAGLVISQPGSAGGYRLKKSANQIKLSEILSALGEDVTPTVCKHDGNCCKRQSACPNKTGWLKVQKDLAKIINAYRLSDLIN
- a CDS encoding superoxide dismutase; this encodes MFTLPNLPYSYDALGPHLDKQTMELHHTKHHATYVNKLNEALAKAPQLKEKSIEWLLTNLSEVPEDIRTAVVNHGGGHYNHSLFWQMMSPDKVEPPVELVSVINNNFGSVEKFQEQFNQAAVSLFGSGWVWLVKKADNNLAITTTFNQGSPLSQGLQPLLGLDVWEHAYYLKWQNKRADYVATWWQVVNWPVVAKNLLS
- the sufC gene encoding Fe-S cluster assembly ATPase SufC — its product is MSLLRISRLSLTVETKPILKDFNLTINKGQVQALVGPNGSGKSSLAALLMGQPAYQLTYGQLFFNGKNLLNLKPAERSKAGLFVAWQNPIRVSGLNVEEFLIKLFRMHSSASQRSWPIIKVRQQIIKQARRFKAVDLLARDLNDGLSGGEQKRLEALQMAVIKPKLAILDEIDSGLDMASLGAVSRLIRELNKQGTAFLIISHHWRLLKEVKAQSINVLLKGSVVASGGLELINTLNRRGFKDWLKE
- the sufB gene encoding Fe-S cluster assembly protein SufB — protein: MPVVDRDFVIKRGQWVDKIKPLEKIGLGLSDNIIRQISGFKQEPDWMLKRRLQAFRIFKQKKYPQWGPDLSKLNFNKICYYSRINYSSQSTWANIPSPVKKTFERLGVPKLEAAVLAGSGLQYDSEIVYQALQADLKKIGVIFLSMEQGLRQYPKLVKKYFGQVVPARDNKLAALNSAVWSGGSFIYVPPGLKVSKPLQAYFRLNARNLGQFERTLIIADKNSELEYIEGCTAPYFNVDSLHAAVVEIVVEAGAKVRYTTVQNWSTSVYNLVTKRALVKRNAYMEWLDGNFGSRVTMKYPSIILSQPGAKGKIVSLAVAGKGQVIETGAKAIHLAPLTSSQIISKSIALAKGRTNYRGLLKITPAANNSRSSVCCDALLLSPQARSDSYPKVDVKNQKVHLEHEASVARLSQEQLIYLQSRGFSKSEAVNLIVNGFVAPVRQALPAEFAIELEKLLDLEMEEAVG
- a CDS encoding SufD family Fe-S cluster assembly protein, with the translated sequence MGTVKQIIINKKQIRHFDLSNFLPDKIEFKLAAEAVLRLNNSSAFSFKHLHFIIGLRARVDFDCLFKQLVGKRQYYVTADLMGAYSQLNVNLLHNGQDQSEADYFLTINHQAANSFSKITIRRLLQGRARSNLYGLVKVWPQAKAVDSFLLDKTLLMGRRAQVVSKPDLKILNNQAAVYHGVTVSRPDHKEIDYLTSRGFTNRQALNLVVQGFIKGKN
- a CDS encoding SufS family cysteine desulfurase: MDLHNIRQQFPLFNQPANKDLAYFDNAASTQKPEVVLKAMDEFYRTTYANVHRGVYKIAEQATAKFEGVRAATADYLGAASANNIVFTRNATSALNLLAQSYSRTLKPGDEVVLTEMEHHANLVPWQQAAKHNDLVLKFLPVNQNGRLELDKLSVLINKKTKVVSLTAMSNVLGTMPELKEIISLAKSVGARVIVDAAQALPHKYLNVKELDCDALVFTAHKFFGPSGLGILYASQELLEIMPPIEYGGHMIAEVNWYDSTWAEPPTKFEAGTPPIAEVIGWGEALNFIKQLDWVAVEAYEKNLTEYGLKLLTALPGLTIVGPEDSLARGPVFAFSLDKVHPHDLGSWLDSLNIAVRSGHHCTQPLHRKFGLLATTRASLSIYNTPAELDRLADGIKQAQKMFT
- a CDS encoding iron-sulfur cluster assembly scaffold protein, which gives rise to MDLYQATILEHYKNPHNQGDLPKATNRGSVSNPLCGDAISMAFKIVDDQVEEVAWQGEGCVLTQATASILSESIKGQKIADLKNINQEAIVKMLGITPGPNRLECALLPLRALLKALD